From Callithrix jacchus isolate 240 chromosome 3, calJac240_pri, whole genome shotgun sequence, a single genomic window includes:
- the LOC128931523 gene encoding uncharacterized protein LOC128931523: protein MFPAGTRMFPAETRMFPSPSPRMQITAWRLGGGGAQVCGSPLAGGGRSATAARRPHGRTARRPRGYPAADRAGEEPASSPVAPLLPELRRRAQLHGPPGSTGTLGGGPHSPLLLIAGQASPAGAPSTEDPLAPESWGQASTWVTEQATTLTQAAPSQEGRASWAEPPLPDLVVGTAPVPRGSTRRGTR from the coding sequence ATGTTCCCGGCTGGGACCCGGATGTTCCCGGCTGAGACCCGGATGTTCCCGTCTCCCAGTCCGCGGATGCAGATAACCGCCTGGCGTCTTGGCGGAGGCGGCGCTCAGGTCTGCGGATCACCCCTAGCGGGCGGTGGACGCAGCGCCACAGCTGCACGGAGGCCACACGGTCGCACTGCCCGGAGGCCGCGCGGCTACCCCGCAGCAGACAGGGCCGGAGAGGAGCCCGCGTCCAGCCCCGTGGCTCCGCTTCTGCCGGAGCTCCGCAGGCGGGCACAGCTCCACGGTCCCCCGGGAAGCACCGGGACGCTGGGAGGGGGACCCCATTCACCCCTGCTGCTCATCGCCGGGCAGGCCTCGCCTGCgggagctcccagcacagaggACCCACTTGCACCTGAATCCTGGGGGCAGGCaagcacctgggtgacagagcaggcaACCACACTCACCCAGGCTGCTCCCAGCCAGGAGGGACGTGCCAGCTGGGCAGAGCCACCTCTGCCTGACCTTGTGGTGGGCACAGCTCCAGTTCCCCGGGGCAGCACCCGGCGGGGGACCCGGTGA